A genomic stretch from Gavia stellata isolate bGavSte3 chromosome 24, bGavSte3.hap2, whole genome shotgun sequence includes:
- the LOC104264244 gene encoding RING finger protein 224-like — MSQASSSPQAEDTGPRVGAHSRTLSRGSHRVECIICYSSYDLCSRLPRQLYCGHTFCQACLKRLDAVTNEQRWIPCPQCRQNTPTPRGGVAMLDLDLATFLAVKADKEHPRVAGRSQPDSATKGLCKEKVVTQQPSRLCQDAVPPVPFPRRSCCRPCLCCGVTAAFES; from the coding sequence atgtcccaggccagcagcagcccccaggcagAGGACACGGGGCCACGTGTCGGGGCACACTCGCGCACCCTGAGCCGGGGCAGCCACAGGGTTGAGTGCATCATCTGCTACTCCTCCTATGACCTGTGCAGCCGGCTGCCACGCCAGCTCTACTGCGGCCATACCTTTTGCCAAGCCTGCCTGAAACGCCTCGACGCCGTCACCAATGAGCAGCGCTGGATTCCCTGCCCGCAGTGCCGCCAAAATACACCCACACCACGCGGTGGCGTCGCCATGCTCGACCTCGACCTGGCCACCTTCCTTGCCGTCAAGGCTGACAAGGAGCATCCCCGGGTGGCCGGTAGGTCCCAGCCTGACTCGGCCACCAAGGGCTTGTGCAAAGAGAAGGTGGTCACCCAGCAGCCGTCGCGGCTGTGCCAAGATGCTGTGCCCCCGGTGCCGTTCCCCCGACGCAGCTGCTGCCGTCCGTGCCTGTGCTGTGGGGTGACAGCGGCCTTTGAAAGCTGA
- the LRRC26 gene encoding LOW QUALITY PROTEIN: leucine-rich repeat-containing protein 26 (The sequence of the model RefSeq protein was modified relative to this genomic sequence to represent the inferred CDS: deleted 1 base in 1 codon; substituted 1 base at 1 genomic stop codon): MPQTHGAEHIHPLPLHYVAPLGSPKGAGQGRVAGQGDRHXGSCLGGILAPEVGEPSTPRWAAMGCWRGPSTVLACLLLLRPLPSPACPAVCRCSSGEADCSEHALHGVPQSLSANTSSLWLGYNFITVLGPRSFPPLPGLLLLSLPHNCLGLIHSQALVGLQALQELDLSNNCLTVLTPETFLPLTSLATLNLGSNRLRKLEPGVLRALPQLQALLLQDNPWVCSCGILPLWRWLSHNREKVREKGLLLCRAPEQLNEYPIMAFGNESFRQCQETSLSAQHYIAFLIIGPFSFMASIFFCTFMGSITVVFHKLHREPHFCRRPRICRGC; this comes from the exons ATGCCCCAGACTCAC ggagccgAGCACATTCACCCGCTCCCCTTGCACTACGTGGCACCTCTGGGCTCACCCAAGGGTGCCGGGCAGGGACGGGTGGCTGGGCAAGGCGACAGGCATTAGGGATCCTGCCTG GGGGGAATCCTGGCACCAGAGGTTGGGGAGCCCTCGACGCCTCGGTGGGCAGCCATGGGCTGCTGGAGGGGCCCCAGCACCGTGCTGGCCTGCCTGCTTCTCCTGCGCCCGCTGCCCTCGCCAGCCTGCCCCGCCGTCTGCCGCTGCTCCTCGGGGGAGGCGGACTGCAGCGAGCATGCCCTCCACGGCGTGCCGCAGAGCCTGTCGGCCAACACCAGCAGCCTGTGGCTTGGCTACAACTTCATCACCGTGCTGGGGCCACGGTCCTTCCCTCCTCTaccggggctgctgctgctcagcctgcCCCACAACTGCCTGGGGCTGATCCACAGCCAGGCGCTGGTGGGGCTCCAGGCGCTGCAGGAGCTGGACCTCAGCAACAACTGCCTAACCGTGCTGACCCCCGAAACCTTCCTGCCCCTCaccagcctggccacgctcAACCTGGGCAGCAACAGGCTGAGGAAGCTGGAGCCTGGGGTGCTGcgagccctgccccagctccaagccctcctcctgcaggacaACCCCTGGGTGTGCAGCTGCGGCATCCTGCCCCTCTGGCGCTGGCTTAGCCACAACAGGGAAAAAGTGCGAG agaAGGGtttgctcctctgcagagccccagaGCAGCTGAACGAGTATCCGATCATGGCCTTCGGGAATGAGTCCTTCAGGCAATGTCAGGAGACCTCGCTGTCCGCCCAGCACTACATCGCCTTCTTGATCATTGGACCATTTTCCTTCATGGCCAGCATCTTCTTCTGCACCTTCATGGGCTCCATCACAGTGGTTTTCCACAAACTGCACAGGGAACCCCACTTCTGCAGGAGACCCCGCATCTGCAGGGGCTGCTGA